One Candidatus Binatus sp. genomic window carries:
- a CDS encoding c-type cytochrome, translated as MPIALILMIGCDGRIKSDQNTSRELHFIDDGEAAAVHEGRVIRVSSDGAIKITAEAKAEADLIFDDRCTACHGSNGDGKGPAAASMKPGPKDFRDVQWQKSVSDEKITKAIVSGGEAIGLSAGMPGNPDLEDRPGVVAALVAHIRSFGK; from the coding sequence ATGCCAATCGCACTGATTCTGATGATTGGTTGTGACGGTCGAATCAAATCCGATCAGAACACGTCGCGAGAACTGCATTTCATCGACGACGGAGAGGCCGCAGCCGTGCACGAAGGACGCGTGATTCGCGTCAGCTCCGACGGCGCGATCAAGATAACGGCGGAGGCGAAGGCGGAGGCCGATTTGATCTTCGACGATCGATGCACCGCGTGTCATGGATCGAATGGTGACGGCAAAGGTCCGGCGGCGGCAAGCATGAAGCCGGGGCCTAAAGACTTTCGCGACGTCCAGTGGCAGAAGTCGGTGAGCGACGAGAAGATCACGAAGGCAATCGTGTCGGGCGGCGAGGCAATCGGGCTGAGCGCGGGGATGCCGGGAAATCCGGACCTCGAAGATCGGCCGGGCGTAGTCGCGGCGCTGGTCGCACATATTCGCAGCTTCGGCAAGTAA